A region of Pseudorasbora parva isolate DD20220531a chromosome 14, ASM2467924v1, whole genome shotgun sequence DNA encodes the following proteins:
- the si:dkey-182g1.10 gene encoding uncharacterized protein si:dkey-182g1.10, producing MKNLIFPIVLFFAEGVFGFETDGVKSVSAKEGDSVTLNTCFNPTQKYNTIRWEFESAVIARIEDQASPASVLDGPDGRFRDRLELDLESGSLTIRNIRTNHSGLYKVHIISTSVYIIKRFNVTVTGVFDPDADEIKSVSVMEGEPVTLKTDVRLQKDVLMLWKFARPTKGSPVHLNPCQSDATAIAKIDGETREISLDSGDRELFNNRLKVDKLRGSLTISDVRPEHSGFYILQISNNAGTKCRRFSVTVHDVSRSHSHVVWMSIALVLLSVMVVGCLAAGIKNWNVLLRRASSNNCCQPMETQKPDETEETTVSKGESVPLNTACNKRRDEMEV from the exons ATGAAAAACCTAATTTTCcctattgttttatttttcgcTGAAG GTGTGTTTGGGTTTGAGACGGATGGAGTGAAGTCCGTATCAGCGAAGGAGGGAGATTCTGTCACGCTAAACACTTGTTTTAATCCAacacaaaaatataatacaataaggTGGGAGTTTGAAAGTGCGGTTATAGCTCGAATTGAAGACCAAGCATCCCCGGCATCTGTATTGGATGGTCCtgatgggagattcagagacagactggaGCTGGACTTGGAATCTGGATCTCTAACCATCAGGAACATCAGAACCAACCACTCAGGACTTTATAAAGTGCACATAATCAGCACGAGTGTATACATAATCAAGAGATTCAATGTGACTGTAACTG GTGTGTTTGATCCAGACGcagatgaaataaagtcagtgTCGGTGATGGAGGGAGAACCTGTCACTCTAAAGACTGATGTTAGACTACAGAAAGATGTCCTGATGCTGTGGAAGTTTGCAAGGCCCACTAAAGGCAGTCCAGTTCATCTTAACCCGTGTCAAAGCGACGCGACTGCCATCGCTAAAATTGATGGAGAAACTCGGGAGATCTCATTAGATTCTGGTGACAGGGAGCTATTTAATAACAGATTGAAGGTGGACAAGCTGAGAGGATCTCTGACCATCTCAGACGTCAGACCTGAACACTCTGGGTTTTATATTCTACAGATCAGCAATAACGCTGGGACCAAGTGCAGGAGATTCAGCGTTACTGTCCATG atGTTTCAAGATCCCACTCGCATGTTGTTTGGATGTCAATCGCTCTAGTACTTTTGTCAGTGATGGTAGTTGGCTGTTTGGCTGCGGGCATTAAAAACTGGAATG TTTTGTTGAGGAGAGCGAGTTCAAATAACTGCTGTCAACCAATGGAGACTCAGAAACCGG ATGAAACAGAGGAAACGACAGTGAGCAAGGGAGAATCTGTCCCTCTCAACACTGCATGTAATAAACGACGTGATGAAATGGAGGTATAA